The proteins below are encoded in one region of Geomonas ferrireducens:
- a CDS encoding fibronectin type III domain-containing protein, giving the protein MVKFVLSLLLMSFLVSCGSISAPSVTGNEAATPPTELAVAKTTSTSVVLTWSPAAGDVYAYKIYRDGTEVGTTIKAGPASAAPTVYSDNNLNPSTTYVYSVAASSTFGKETASPDTVIATTLPAGPLDPPTRVTVTQTTVDSVSLTWEASNYTVPGAVLTYSIYRNGTLIGTTTAAAGQGGTFTDTKLSPATTYYYSVSVSTESALSPPVQATTASTSISLSSTVITFAGSPSRQGSADGLGGWATFYQPYGMVRMGGYLYLADSGNHTIRRIDIATSEVSTVAGTAGSIGAEDGIGTAARFNTPRGVATDGIYLYITDSGNNAIRRFDPVSGSVVTFAGTMGGRGFLDGTGADARFYAPRGITSDGTYLYVADTYNNVIRKIRIADAAVTTLAGTKAKGTNDGIGPGAAFFYPYGITCDGPNLYVTDTCNHTIRKVVIATMQVTTLAGRAGYSGSGDGIGSDAGFYYPDGILSDGTNIYICDTSNSTIRQVKIATGMVATLAGKAGAAGTTDGSGTVPRFRTPRGVAISGSQLFVTDFASHTVRRITLQPAN; this is encoded by the coding sequence TTGGTCAAGTTCGTTCTTTCGTTGTTGTTGATGTCTTTTCTCGTCTCTTGCGGGTCCATCTCGGCTCCTTCGGTCACCGGCAACGAGGCTGCGACCCCGCCGACCGAGCTCGCGGTGGCGAAGACGACCTCCACCTCGGTCGTCCTCACCTGGAGCCCTGCTGCAGGCGACGTCTACGCCTACAAGATCTACCGCGACGGCACCGAGGTCGGCACGACCATCAAGGCCGGCCCGGCAAGTGCCGCACCCACCGTCTACAGCGACAACAACCTGAACCCCTCCACCACCTACGTCTACTCGGTGGCCGCCTCCTCCACCTTCGGCAAAGAGACCGCCTCTCCGGACACGGTCATCGCCACGACCCTCCCCGCGGGGCCGCTCGACCCGCCGACCAGGGTGACGGTAACCCAGACCACCGTCGATTCGGTCTCCCTCACCTGGGAGGCCTCCAACTACACCGTTCCCGGCGCCGTACTCACATACTCCATCTACCGAAACGGCACCCTGATCGGGACCACCACGGCAGCGGCGGGGCAGGGGGGGACCTTCACCGACACGAAGCTCTCGCCGGCGACCACCTATTATTACAGCGTCTCGGTTTCCACGGAGTCCGCGCTTTCGCCTCCGGTCCAGGCGACCACCGCAAGCACCAGCATCTCGCTTTCGAGTACCGTGATCACCTTCGCGGGTAGTCCCTCGCGGCAGGGTTCCGCCGACGGGCTCGGCGGGTGGGCGACCTTCTACCAGCCCTACGGCATGGTGCGCATGGGAGGCTACCTCTACCTGGCCGACAGCGGCAACCACACCATCCGCCGCATCGACATCGCCACGAGCGAGGTGAGCACCGTGGCCGGCACCGCTGGGAGTATCGGCGCCGAGGACGGCATCGGCACCGCCGCCCGGTTCAACACCCCGCGCGGCGTCGCCACCGACGGCATCTACCTCTACATAACGGACAGCGGCAACAACGCGATCCGCAGGTTCGACCCGGTCTCCGGATCGGTCGTCACCTTCGCGGGCACTATGGGGGGGAGGGGCTTCCTCGACGGCACCGGCGCCGATGCGCGCTTCTACGCCCCGCGCGGCATCACCTCGGACGGGACGTACCTCTACGTGGCGGACACCTACAACAACGTCATCAGGAAGATCCGCATCGCCGACGCCGCCGTCACCACCTTGGCCGGCACGAAGGCCAAGGGGACCAACGACGGCATCGGGCCGGGGGCGGCCTTCTTCTACCCCTACGGCATCACCTGCGACGGTCCGAACCTCTACGTCACCGACACCTGCAACCACACGATCAGAAAGGTCGTCATCGCCACCATGCAGGTGACCACCTTGGCGGGGAGGGCGGGGTACTCCGGGAGCGGGGACGGTATCGGGAGCGACGCCGGGTTCTACTATCCGGACGGGATCCTGAGCGACGGCACCAATATCTACATCTGCGACACGAGCAACAGCACCATCCGGCAGGTGAAGATCGCCACCGGCATGGTCGCGACCCTTGCCGGGAAGGCGGGTGCGGCCGGCACCACGGACGGCTCCGGCACCGTGCCCCGTTTCCGCACCCCGCGCGGCGTGGCCATCTCCGGCAGCCAGCTCTTCGTCACCGATTTCGCAAGCCACACGGTGCGCCGGATCACATTGCAGCCGGCAAACTGA
- a CDS encoding beta strand repeat-containing protein has translation MPVSINNGGAQVGGLQLQIAFDPTKYSALPTVTKGAAATVSGIAFSSNVSAAGTITILAYADGSVDGAVIANGTVASLSFPVKSDAVGTLPITFGTAPLVSDPLGAAVSVTATNGAITVSDTAAPTVSAFTIPATSTSRTITNIGITATDNLAVTAYNVSESATVPTTGWSTTVPTQYNVTASLSTGVAKSVTLYGWAKDAAGNAAYKTAAVTITLPDTTAPTVTGVTIPSTSTTLQVAVSGFTATDTVGVTGYLLTETSSTPALTDTAWKSTGSAWTSFTFSSGGAKTLYAWAKDAAGNISTPLTRNITITLPDAEAPVVSAFTVPATSITTVIPVSTFTATDNKAVTGYLVTQSSTKPTAATAGWTTTAPTSYTVTGTISQGVTTNVTLYGWAKDAAGNVSAGVSDVVAITLPDTTKPVVGTFTVPATATSATVTVTAFTATDNLAVTGYLVNESATAPAADATGWTANAPTSYTFTGLPQGTSSKTLYAWAKDAAGNVSLSKSASVSITLTGPTLTLTGMLADGATTKNPALTVAGTVTGTSLSGLTVKVNSGAAQNITYDQNGAFSTAATLAEGANTVVVTATDANGQTSVTRNITYNPNAADLAVTTPVSDSFVKSSLVDVTGTVGAPQTTTLTIALNGGTPATVALNGGNSFTYQLTLVKGVNTIVVTATDTVNGPHTQSITVTYDPDAPVLAVTAPADSFATAKSSVTLSGTVTDALTAPAVVVKLDGTNIPTQPVVGTNGSFSATIDLPTVKTYSVTVTATDESGNSSTVTRTVIRKNPSGNLTDGVSAPTITDVQNVLKFALGLATATADQKTNVDVAPLVSGKPAPDGAVDAGDALVILEKITGTVSWQ, from the coding sequence GTGCCTGTGAGCATCAACAACGGAGGAGCGCAGGTAGGCGGCCTTCAGTTGCAGATCGCTTTCGACCCGACGAAGTACTCCGCGCTGCCTACGGTAACCAAGGGCGCGGCTGCCACCGTTTCGGGTATCGCATTCTCCTCGAACGTGTCCGCTGCCGGGACCATCACCATCCTGGCTTACGCGGACGGCTCTGTTGACGGCGCCGTGATCGCCAACGGGACCGTTGCCAGTCTGAGCTTCCCTGTGAAATCCGATGCCGTCGGCACCTTGCCCATCACCTTCGGCACTGCTCCCCTGGTGAGCGACCCGCTTGGCGCCGCTGTCAGCGTCACGGCCACCAACGGCGCTATCACCGTATCCGATACGGCGGCCCCGACGGTTTCGGCCTTCACCATCCCGGCGACCTCAACCTCCAGGACCATTACCAACATCGGCATCACCGCGACCGACAACCTTGCCGTCACCGCATACAACGTTTCCGAGAGTGCCACCGTACCCACAACCGGCTGGAGCACTACCGTTCCGACGCAGTACAACGTTACCGCGAGCCTGTCGACCGGCGTGGCCAAGAGCGTCACTCTCTACGGCTGGGCTAAGGACGCCGCAGGCAACGCCGCGTACAAGACAGCCGCGGTCACCATCACGCTGCCCGACACCACCGCTCCGACGGTCACCGGCGTAACCATCCCCTCGACCTCGACCACGCTTCAGGTTGCCGTCTCCGGCTTCACCGCGACCGACACCGTTGGCGTTACCGGCTACCTGCTGACCGAGACCTCGAGCACCCCGGCTCTGACCGACACCGCCTGGAAATCCACCGGTAGCGCATGGACCAGCTTCACCTTCTCCTCGGGCGGGGCCAAAACCCTCTACGCCTGGGCCAAGGACGCTGCGGGCAACATCTCCACCCCGCTGACGCGGAACATCACGATCACCCTGCCGGACGCAGAAGCGCCGGTGGTCTCCGCCTTCACCGTCCCGGCTACCTCCATCACGACTGTCATCCCGGTCAGCACCTTCACGGCGACCGACAACAAGGCGGTAACCGGCTACCTCGTGACCCAGAGCTCCACCAAGCCCACCGCCGCCACGGCCGGCTGGACCACCACCGCGCCCACCAGCTACACCGTGACCGGCACCATATCGCAGGGCGTAACCACGAACGTGACCCTTTACGGCTGGGCGAAGGACGCAGCAGGCAACGTCTCCGCCGGTGTGAGCGACGTAGTCGCCATCACCCTCCCCGACACCACTAAGCCGGTGGTCGGCACCTTCACCGTTCCTGCCACCGCCACCAGCGCTACCGTGACCGTCACCGCCTTCACCGCCACCGACAACCTCGCCGTCACGGGCTACCTGGTCAACGAGAGCGCTACCGCTCCGGCGGCCGACGCGACCGGCTGGACCGCAAACGCCCCGACCAGCTACACCTTCACCGGCCTGCCGCAGGGGACCAGCAGCAAGACCCTTTACGCTTGGGCCAAGGACGCCGCAGGCAACGTGTCGCTCAGCAAGAGCGCGTCGGTTTCCATCACCCTGACCGGCCCGACCCTGACCCTGACCGGCATGCTCGCCGACGGCGCGACGACCAAGAACCCGGCCCTCACCGTGGCCGGCACCGTGACCGGCACCTCGCTTTCGGGCCTCACCGTCAAGGTGAACTCCGGCGCGGCGCAGAACATCACCTACGATCAGAACGGCGCGTTCTCCACCGCGGCCACCCTCGCGGAAGGGGCTAACACCGTCGTAGTAACCGCCACCGATGCCAACGGCCAGACTTCGGTGACCAGGAACATCACCTACAACCCGAACGCTGCCGACCTCGCGGTGACCACGCCGGTTTCCGACAGCTTCGTCAAGAGCTCTCTCGTCGACGTGACCGGCACGGTCGGCGCGCCGCAGACCACCACGCTGACCATCGCGCTGAACGGCGGCACCCCCGCTACTGTCGCCCTGAACGGCGGCAACAGTTTCACCTATCAGCTGACCCTCGTTAAAGGGGTCAACACCATCGTGGTCACCGCTACCGACACGGTGAACGGCCCGCACACCCAGTCCATCACCGTCACCTACGATCCGGATGCGCCGGTCCTCGCGGTCACCGCGCCGGCCGACTCCTTCGCCACCGCCAAGTCGAGCGTAACGCTCAGCGGTACCGTGACCGATGCACTCACCGCCCCCGCTGTCGTAGTCAAGCTCGACGGTACGAACATCCCGACCCAGCCCGTGGTGGGCACCAACGGCTCGTTCAGCGCGACCATCGACCTGCCGACCGTGAAGACCTACTCCGTCACGGTAACCGCCACCGACGAGTCGGGCAACAGCTCGACGGTGACCCGCACCGTGATCAGGAAGAACCCGAGCGGCAACCTCACCGACGGCGTTTCGGCTCCGACCATCACCGACGTTCAGAACGTGCTGAAGTTCGCCCTCGGGCTCGCAACCGCAACCGCCGATCAGAAGACCAACGTCGACGTAGCCCCGCTCGTCAGCGGCAAGCCGGCCCCGGACGGGGCGGTGGACGCAGGCGACGCCCTGGTGATCCTCGAGAAGATCACCGGTACCGTCAGCTGGCAGTAG
- a CDS encoding cohesin domain-containing protein, whose protein sequence is MKLKGLLIAVLLLVGATSAFAVDATLNVGDGFYTAGGTVTVPIVLKTNGNNVSAVALDVKYNTTLLSAPVGTLGVAANSAKKALYSNVLAPVGTEGTYRILIAGGMIESSSYPNGGIMTDKTDAGTSGLMTDGVVALVKFTVANTASGAVTVQTTPGAVDPLANAVTVTGAVVDMVAGVAGDCNGDGNVNVFDIVNTVNIIFNKPGFTFNKRCDINMVNGVWNPDGGANIFDIVALSNVILGKWNLPDPKP, encoded by the coding sequence ATGAAGCTTAAAGGTCTGTTGATAGCCGTCTTGCTGCTGGTCGGTGCGACCTCGGCATTCGCGGTGGATGCGACGCTTAACGTCGGGGATGGGTTTTACACCGCCGGCGGAACGGTCACGGTGCCGATAGTGCTGAAGACCAACGGGAACAACGTTTCGGCCGTCGCACTGGACGTGAAGTACAACACGACGCTCCTCTCGGCGCCGGTCGGCACTCTCGGCGTAGCGGCGAACAGTGCGAAGAAGGCGCTCTATAGCAATGTGTTGGCCCCTGTCGGCACTGAGGGCACCTATCGCATACTCATCGCCGGTGGCATGATCGAAAGTTCGAGCTATCCCAACGGCGGGATCATGACGGACAAAACCGATGCCGGCACCAGCGGACTCATGACCGATGGCGTCGTCGCCCTGGTCAAGTTCACCGTTGCCAACACCGCCAGTGGTGCAGTCACGGTACAGACCACTCCCGGCGCTGTCGATCCCCTGGCGAACGCGGTGACCGTCACCGGGGCCGTCGTCGACATGGTGGCCGGGGTAGCCGGCGATTGCAACGGGGACGGCAATGTTAACGTCTTCGACATAGTCAACACCGTCAATATCATTTTCAACAAGCCAGGTTTCACCTTCAACAAAAGATGTGACATCAACATGGTGAACGGCGTCTGGAACCCGGATGGCGGGGCCAACATTTTCGACATCGTCGCACTTTCCAATGTTATCCTCGGCAAGTGGAATCTCCCCGACCCCAAACCTTAA
- a CDS encoding InlB B-repeat-containing protein, translating to MIKKALLLLLILTCLPSLALGWTLTARIGSPSGSIAGGSPYKVVTTGTGYLTIPAGDTTVAVTPADGYTVSMVTLDGVVLSVPSAGGNVAVPQEGKTSRTLVAYFTSATYSMTANQSSGGVLSLQRISPTIGTITTTTLTGLRTGNVVRVTATPDSGSSATSLTVAGSQVWSGSSPSAVTYDYTVGTSNVSAQASFVSIPVVTARLSTATTSTAVGTPVTLDASGTTSNDPPLSYRFEVVTGDPAAVTLSPAGPGPTAVTSFTATLPGNYAVRVTVTTTRGATSTAISPVITVLTKAGYDSGECLSCHANRDPAIAAAYQQSTHYLTAAVSCSKCHNPDGSLGHPYLPEPGSSCLPCHSTVTPQIATDFSASPHLNTGCIGCHYDHTATSTFNRCSVCHGQPHPWESLGICGRCHLTHNPYTITAPPPHFNSFTTARYVTPRISCDNCHRTIDEAGVSTFNIYSANRQWGRSGKGNSTSPSYVSYDFKTLGTALPATLATSVGPDCVRCHTTTGYVKYVESGFKDIAPFEDPSGQRSREMIVCSACHTPTPFLSYDVVDWDTYTYVPAFSRRDVPQVIAYYNYSTSGTKVLNPMVMPYDAGESNNCIVCHAGRTGGSTLRLLAQLYGSSGTFWGSVSFIDPHGMAAAGVLYGKNGYEFFSKSYSGTFAVHGALGGDDPGACIFCHMSADQKHTFSPVEKDSSGAITQITAFAPTCSGCHDQTSKPIPLNDPAQLEAKRLEYASALKALAAVLARKGINYNGALSPYFFTTADKAAQGDATAFRNWRAFYVAGSPPLYSGSDLMGAAFNLRLLDGEKGGYAHNSYYAKRLTYDSIDLADDGKLNATVAMTLQNLPATEKFTEEDRSRAVSWVGVRP from the coding sequence ATGATCAAGAAGGCGCTGCTGTTGTTGCTCATCCTCACCTGTCTCCCTTCGCTAGCCCTGGGGTGGACCCTGACTGCGAGGATCGGAAGTCCATCCGGGAGCATCGCCGGTGGTTCCCCCTACAAGGTTGTCACCACCGGGACAGGCTATCTCACCATTCCGGCCGGCGACACCACGGTCGCCGTGACTCCGGCCGACGGCTACACCGTCTCCATGGTCACCCTTGACGGCGTCGTCCTCTCCGTTCCCTCCGCGGGGGGTAATGTCGCGGTGCCGCAGGAGGGGAAGACCTCGCGCACCCTGGTTGCCTACTTCACCTCGGCCACCTACTCGATGACGGCGAACCAGTCCTCCGGCGGCGTGCTGTCGCTGCAGCGGATCTCCCCCACCATCGGCACCATCACCACCACGACGCTCACCGGGCTGCGTACCGGCAACGTGGTGCGCGTCACCGCGACGCCAGACTCGGGGAGCAGCGCCACATCCCTTACCGTGGCGGGGAGCCAGGTCTGGAGCGGAAGCTCACCCTCGGCGGTCACCTACGATTACACGGTGGGCACGAGCAACGTGAGTGCCCAGGCAAGCTTCGTGAGCATCCCGGTTGTTACGGCGCGCCTGTCGACGGCAACGACCAGTACCGCGGTCGGCACCCCGGTCACCCTCGATGCTTCGGGCACGACGAGCAACGATCCGCCCCTTTCCTACCGCTTCGAAGTGGTGACGGGTGATCCGGCCGCGGTGACGCTAAGCCCCGCGGGGCCTGGCCCCACCGCCGTCACGAGCTTTACCGCCACGCTTCCCGGAAACTACGCGGTGCGGGTGACGGTCACCACGACACGCGGCGCGACCTCGACGGCGATCTCGCCCGTCATCACCGTGCTCACCAAGGCGGGGTATGACTCTGGCGAATGTCTCTCCTGTCACGCCAATCGGGATCCGGCCATCGCCGCGGCTTACCAGCAATCCACCCACTATCTGACCGCCGCGGTAAGCTGCTCTAAGTGCCACAACCCGGACGGAAGCCTCGGGCACCCCTATCTCCCCGAGCCGGGCAGCTCCTGCCTGCCGTGCCATAGCACGGTGACGCCGCAGATCGCGACGGATTTCTCGGCCTCTCCGCACCTGAACACCGGCTGCATCGGCTGTCATTACGACCATACGGCGACCTCGACCTTCAACCGCTGCAGCGTCTGCCACGGACAGCCGCATCCCTGGGAGAGCCTGGGGATCTGCGGCCGCTGTCACCTGACCCACAACCCGTACACGATCACGGCGCCGCCGCCGCACTTCAACTCCTTCACCACGGCGCGCTACGTAACCCCGCGCATCAGCTGCGACAACTGTCACAGGACCATCGACGAGGCAGGGGTGAGCACCTTCAACATCTACAGCGCGAACCGGCAGTGGGGACGCTCGGGCAAGGGGAACAGCACCTCGCCCTCCTATGTCTCCTACGACTTCAAGACGCTCGGCACCGCGCTCCCCGCCACACTGGCCACCTCCGTCGGGCCGGACTGCGTCCGGTGCCACACGACGACCGGATACGTGAAATACGTGGAATCGGGCTTCAAGGACATCGCGCCGTTCGAGGACCCGAGCGGGCAGCGCTCCCGCGAGATGATCGTCTGCTCGGCCTGCCACACCCCGACCCCCTTCCTTTCCTACGACGTCGTGGACTGGGACACCTACACCTATGTGCCGGCGTTCAGCAGGCGGGACGTGCCGCAGGTGATCGCCTACTACAACTACAGCACGAGCGGGACGAAGGTGCTGAACCCGATGGTGATGCCTTACGACGCCGGGGAGTCGAACAACTGCATCGTCTGTCACGCCGGACGGACGGGGGGGAGCACGCTGAGGCTACTGGCGCAGCTCTACGGCAGCTCGGGCACCTTCTGGGGGAGCGTTTCCTTCATCGACCCGCACGGCATGGCGGCGGCCGGGGTTTTGTACGGCAAGAACGGGTACGAATTCTTCAGCAAGAGCTACAGCGGCACTTTCGCGGTCCATGGGGCTTTGGGGGGCGACGACCCTGGGGCATGCATCTTCTGCCACATGTCCGCCGACCAGAAGCACACCTTCTCGCCGGTGGAGAAGGACTCCTCCGGGGCCATCACGCAGATCACCGCCTTCGCCCCGACCTGCAGCGGCTGTCACGACCAGACGTCGAAGCCGATCCCGCTGAACGACCCGGCGCAGCTTGAAGCGAAGCGACTGGAATACGCCTCGGCGCTTAAGGCGCTCGCCGCGGTCCTTGCGCGCAAGGGGATCAACTACAACGGCGCGCTCTCGCCGTACTTCTTCACCACGGCGGATAAGGCCGCACAGGGTGACGCGACGGCCTTCCGCAACTGGCGCGCCTTCTACGTGGCGGGGAGCCCGCCGCTCTACAGCGGCAGCGACCTCATGGGGGCCGCCTTCAACCTGAGGCTTTTGGACGGGGAGAAGGGTGGGTACGCGCACAACAGCTACTACGCGAAAAGGCTTACCTACGATTCGATCGACCTCGCCGACGACGGAAAGCTGAACGCGACGGTCGCGATGACGCTGCAGAACCTCCCGGCGACGGAGAAGTTCACCGAAGAGGACCGGTCGCGTGCCGTTTCCTGGGTCGGGGTGAGACCGTAG
- a CDS encoding cytochrome c3 family protein, which translates to MRANKRTNKIVLTAAVAMTLCSAITQVKESAAFQPIGVASRGNGETCALTVQMQNKQFRARYMQKVAQYQDGAAPKVASVEEMYQNIEPASFFPDDNEPVSNTIGVDPLSLDCLGCHDGSRASDVTINLRNDPFRRQQMQGTAKDHAIGMDYAAYASNPRDFKPVFGNSKMVFVDGKVGCLTCHDPANQERGHLVMSDRRSALCLTCHNK; encoded by the coding sequence ATGCGAGCTAACAAAAGAACAAACAAGATCGTGTTGACGGCCGCTGTTGCGATGACCCTTTGCTCTGCCATTACCCAAGTGAAGGAATCAGCGGCTTTCCAGCCCATCGGTGTGGCCTCCCGCGGTAACGGCGAAACCTGTGCGCTGACCGTGCAGATGCAGAACAAGCAGTTCCGGGCGCGTTACATGCAGAAGGTGGCGCAGTATCAGGACGGCGCGGCCCCGAAGGTGGCGAGCGTCGAGGAAATGTACCAAAACATCGAACCGGCCTCCTTCTTCCCCGACGACAACGAGCCCGTTTCCAACACCATCGGTGTTGATCCTCTGAGCCTCGACTGCCTCGGTTGCCACGACGGCTCCAGGGCAAGCGACGTCACCATCAACCTAAGAAACGACCCCTTCCGGCGCCAGCAGATGCAGGGCACTGCGAAGGATCACGCGATAGGGATGGATTACGCAGCCTATGCATCCAACCCCCGCGATTTCAAGCCGGTCTTCGGCAATTCGAAGATGGTCTTTGTGGACGGTAAGGTCGGCTGCCTCACCTGCCATGATCCCGCCAACCAGGAACGCGGCCACCTCGTCATGAGCGACCGTCGCAGCGCGCTCTGCCTCACCTGCCATAACAAGTAA
- a CDS encoding carboxypeptidase regulatory-like domain-containing protein has product MLFNIFKRFNVVSAAGTALAGALVALVLLLAPQAALATVATGTLTTSHWKQGTSEGYSITATVTVPLAQKGSAQMYISGAQVSSTALVEDTAGTTYSLTFPVASRPALNEAYTVDITYFDNPDTPTPPETLNLTVGTVLDSFATITSPDWGVAGSTAPTFTWQAPASLPVGGVAGYQVALSGVTDTPWVSANLPATTFTVAYTGSTALTRGFTYPWSVTTFDAAGNSAENRDGLVMIDANISGKVTDFSGNPIEGATVTVYLTTGSVYTNIPSSVTRADGSYYIGGLNTASYRIRYSKDGRVVWYSNRLDASSVYDSYGNTYGSLKTGVNAVLTGWGAIEGKVVNSSNSGITGVTVQLLDASGQATSYPSVTTTAGGAFTFTLIAPGIYKMRVIGTGGYATLDYPYSVAVTDGYISATSDAVLQKINVTGTVTNSLGAPVPGVWVYLYTSAGLLVDTFPGAKTAADGTYVVAGVGTGNYKVLFDAGSSYAKQYYNHKATLDAADIITVGTTALSGINAVLGSGKPTVTTFTVPATSSSLTVSGITFTASEPTYGVAGYMITESASAPSASDSGWKSTAPTSYTFTGVGEKTLYAWAKGATGLISDSVARSVTVDASAVTPGDSDGNGVITISEVKLALDMYLGVQPSAYFVDTDKNGSVSLQEVQKVINSFLAQ; this is encoded by the coding sequence ATGCTGTTCAACATTTTTAAGCGATTTAACGTAGTATCCGCCGCAGGGACGGCACTCGCCGGCGCGCTAGTCGCGCTCGTGCTCCTTTTAGCGCCGCAGGCGGCGCTCGCGACGGTGGCAACTGGTACGCTGACCACGAGCCACTGGAAGCAGGGGACCTCCGAGGGGTACTCCATCACCGCGACGGTCACGGTGCCGCTAGCGCAGAAGGGGAGCGCGCAGATGTACATCTCCGGCGCGCAGGTTTCCTCGACCGCGCTCGTTGAGGACACCGCCGGGACCACCTACAGCTTGACCTTCCCGGTCGCGTCGCGTCCCGCGCTCAACGAGGCCTACACGGTCGACATCACCTACTTCGACAACCCCGACACCCCGACACCGCCCGAGACCCTGAACCTCACGGTCGGCACGGTGCTCGACTCTTTCGCCACCATCACCTCCCCGGATTGGGGTGTCGCGGGCTCCACGGCTCCCACCTTCACCTGGCAGGCCCCTGCTTCTCTCCCCGTTGGCGGCGTGGCGGGGTACCAGGTTGCCTTGAGCGGTGTGACTGACACTCCGTGGGTTTCCGCCAACCTTCCTGCCACGACGTTTACCGTCGCCTACACCGGGAGCACCGCGCTCACCCGCGGGTTCACCTACCCCTGGTCCGTGACAACCTTCGACGCGGCCGGCAACAGCGCGGAGAACCGTGACGGTCTCGTCATGATCGACGCCAACATCTCCGGTAAGGTGACCGACTTCTCCGGCAACCCGATCGAAGGGGCTACGGTGACCGTTTACCTCACCACCGGTTCGGTCTACACCAATATCCCCTCCTCCGTCACCAGGGCGGATGGCAGCTACTACATCGGCGGGTTGAACACCGCGAGCTACAGGATCCGGTACTCCAAGGACGGGAGGGTGGTCTGGTACAGCAACCGCCTCGACGCCTCCAGTGTCTACGACAGCTACGGAAACACCTACGGTTCGTTGAAAACCGGTGTGAACGCCGTACTTACCGGGTGGGGCGCCATCGAAGGCAAGGTGGTGAACAGCTCCAATTCCGGAATTACCGGTGTGACCGTTCAGCTTCTGGACGCAAGCGGCCAGGCAACCTCCTACCCCTCGGTTACCACGACCGCCGGCGGGGCTTTCACCTTCACGCTCATCGCCCCGGGGATCTACAAGATGCGGGTGATCGGTACCGGCGGGTACGCCACCCTGGATTACCCTTACTCCGTTGCCGTGACCGACGGCTACATCTCAGCTACGAGCGATGCCGTGCTCCAGAAAATCAACGTAACCGGCACAGTCACCAACTCTCTAGGCGCACCGGTTCCCGGTGTCTGGGTCTACCTTTACACCTCAGCCGGGCTGCTGGTCGACACCTTCCCCGGCGCCAAGACCGCAGCGGACGGGACTTACGTCGTTGCCGGGGTAGGCACAGGAAACTACAAGGTCCTCTTCGACGCGGGCTCCAGCTACGCGAAGCAGTACTACAACCACAAGGCGACGCTGGATGCCGCCGATATCATCACCGTCGGCACCACGGCGCTCTCCGGCATCAATGCCGTGCTCGGTTCGGGCAAGCCGACCGTCACCACCTTCACCGTCCCCGCGACCTCGTCGTCTCTTACCGTGAGCGGGATCACTTTCACCGCAAGCGAGCCGACCTACGGCGTCGCAGGCTACATGATCACCGAGAGCGCGTCCGCCCCCTCCGCTTCGGACTCCGGCTGGAAGAGCACGGCTCCCACGAGCTACACCTTCACCGGGGTGGGTGAAAAGACCCTATATGCGTGGGCCAAAGGGGCAACCGGCCTCATCTCCGATTCCGTGGCGCGCAGCGTTACCGTCGACGCCTCTGCCGTAACCCCCGGAGACAGCGATGGGAACGGGGTGATCACCATCTCGGAAGTGAAATTGGCCCTCGATATGTATCTCGGGGTGCAACCCTCGGCATACTTTGTGGATACGGACAAGAACGGTTCGGTCAGCCTTCAGGAGGTCCAGAAGGTGATCAACAGCTTCCTCGCGCAGTAG